GAGTTTCACAAAGCCTACGAAATGTGGCAGCAGGACAACGCGCTACCGGTGCTGATGTACTTCTGCAACCGGCCCTACTTGCCTACTGCAGACAATATCGAGCAGATCACCAAAGTACTCCATTTCAAGCAGGAAATTGGCGACAAAGGCCTGTATTGGGAATACGGAGAAGTAAGCGAACTGAAAGACCTGGTTCGCGTGCACCTGCACAAAGCCATACTACGCCTCCTGGGCGAAGATGATGAAGGCGATATCGAGCCGATGGACCAGGCGTACCGCACCTATCTCGGGCGCCTGCTCCGGCGCTGCCGGCTCCTGCCCCTCGGCGCTTTCGGCTTCGAGCACGGCGCAGAAGACGACGTGACGCTGGATCAGGTGTACATCAACCTGCTCACCACCAGTAAACAGAAAATCGAGAAAGACGGTGAAGAGGAAGAAATTTCGATCACCGCACTCGAAGCCGTTCAAAACACCGAGCGCCTCGTACTGTTGGGCGATCCTGGCTCCGGGAAAAGCACCTTTGTCAAGCAACTGCTGGTAACCGAGGCCAAAAAGGCACTAGACGGAGACGCAAGCGGTCTGCCCGTTTTTGTAACGCTAAGAGCACTTGCACCGCGCCTCGTCAGTGCTGGAAAAAATGCACTGACGCCAGACAAGCGCCGGCACCTGCTCGCCCGCTGTGTATTGGACTACGTGATTGATGACGTGCACGCCCTGCAACTATCAGAGGCAGTTCCTGTGCTCCAGGAGGCGTTCAGGACCGGCGACGTCCAGCTTGTGCTCGATGGCCTCGATGAAGTGCCTTTCGAAGCGCGATCGCTCGTTCGCGAAACCGTGGGCGCCCTCCTTGACCACCACGACCTCAAACGTGTGATTGTTACCTGCCGGATCCGCTCCTACACCGAAGAGAGCCGCATAGAAGGTTTTGATGCGCACACCCTGGCGCCGTTTGACGATGCTCAAATTCAGCAATTCATCGCCGGCTGGTATGACGCCCAGATGCAACTGGGCGCGCTCAAAACATCAGATACAGCCAGGCTGACGACAGACCTTCAGCAAGCGGTAAATACGCAGTACTTGCGTCAGTTAGCCCCAAACCCCATGCTGCTGACTACCATGATTATGGTACACCAGGAAGATAAAGAACTCCCGCGCCAGCGGGTTGTGCTGTATGAAAGGGCTGTAGATATTTTGCTTAGGAAATGGGAAAAAGACAAAGGCCAATTACCGGAAGACATGCAAGAGCTGCTGAGCAGCAAGGAACGCATCCGGCCCATTGTGCAGCGGCTTGCGTTTGAGGCGCACAAGAAAAAAAGAGCCGACGCAGCAGCAGACTTGCCCCGGCATGAAGCCATCCACATCCTGGAGCAGGATGCCTATTTGGGTGACCTTGCGTTTGCCGGGCGTTTTCTGGATTACGTAGATGAACGATCGGGCCTGCTTATTGGCTTAGGGGGATCGCTGGGCAAACCGGCGGCCTACAGTTTCCCTCACCGTACTTTCCAGGAATACCTCGCCGGCTGCTACCTCATAAACAACCCACGCTCTGCAGCACGCGAAATCCGCAAACTTGCCAAAGAAGGAGACTTCTGGAGCGAAGCCGTCCTGCTGGGTGCGCAGGAACTGCTTTTCAACCGGGAAAACCCGTATCAATTGCTCGATAATGCCAACAGCATGATGCCACAAGAGATCACGGATCAGACAAAAGCGCGCGAAGCGCTCTGGTCAGCCCAGATGGCGCATGAGGTGGGACGCGAGGCCGTGCTCCGCGATGAAGAAACCGGGCAGGCGTATCTCGACAACGCGGGGGCTGCGCTTCTGAACAGCTTACACACGGACCTTCCTCCCGTGGAACGCGCAGAAGCCGGCCGCCTCCTCGCGCACCTCGGCGATCCAGATCCCGCGGTGCTGGACATAGACAAAATGCAATTCTGCTACGTGCCGGCAGGGCCGTTCATCATGGGTAGCCCAGAGGATACAGGAGATGATGACGAGCATCCACAGCATACCCTTGATCTGAATTATTCCTACTGGATCGGTCAATCCCCTGTAACGCAGGCG
The window above is part of the Bacteroidota bacterium genome. Proteins encoded here:
- a CDS encoding SUMF1/EgtB/PvdO family nonheme iron enzyme → MTDNSSRRIRIFLSSPSDVKAERDALKHLIEHDLMRTLGDDRDLYLEPIMWETHTIPGMGNIQDNIFDQIGGFDIFVGFFWQRFGTPTGTFDSGSEAEFHKAYEMWQQDNALPVLMYFCNRPYLPTADNIEQITKVLHFKQEIGDKGLYWEYGEVSELKDLVRVHLHKAILRLLGEDDEGDIEPMDQAYRTYLGRLLRRCRLLPLGAFGFEHGAEDDVTLDQVYINLLTTSKQKIEKDGEEEEISITALEAVQNTERLVLLGDPGSGKSTFVKQLLVTEAKKALDGDASGLPVFVTLRALAPRLVSAGKNALTPDKRRHLLARCVLDYVIDDVHALQLSEAVPVLQEAFRTGDVQLVLDGLDEVPFEARSLVRETVGALLDHHDLKRVIVTCRIRSYTEESRIEGFDAHTLAPFDDAQIQQFIAGWYDAQMQLGALKTSDTARLTTDLQQAVNTQYLRQLAPNPMLLTTMIMVHQEDKELPRQRVVLYERAVDILLRKWEKDKGQLPEDMQELLSSKERIRPIVQRLAFEAHKKKRADAAADLPRHEAIHILEQDAYLGDLAFAGRFLDYVDERSGLLIGLGGSLGKPAAYSFPHRTFQEYLAGCYLINNPRSAAREIRKLAKEGDFWSEAVLLGAQELLFNRENPYQLLDNANSMMPQEITDQTKAREALWSAQMAHEVGREAVLRDEETGQAYLDNAGAALLNSLHTDLPPVERAEAGRLLAHLGDPDPAVLDIDKMQFCYVPAGPFIMGSPEDTGDDDEHPQHTLDLNYSYWIGQSPVTQAQYKGFVEAGGYDQKEWWTAKGWQEKEGRDWTGQEIYGNRFNLPNHPVVGVSWYEAYAFTQWLTARWRSRGFLEKEGLVQLPNEPEWEKAARGGIDVPSAPLLASLDDLPQPEQMPLVKNNLTGKQYHWGNTFDAANLNMGDTGIGSTTRAGCFPACASCYGTHDMSGNVWEWMRNKSFPSYPYPLTERDWEAPGGDDIRVVRGGSWINSGNLVRCAYRGNNLPFNRLYDWGFRVIALPKGGGATAGEG